A window of Struthio camelus isolate bStrCam1 chromosome 15, bStrCam1.hap1, whole genome shotgun sequence contains these coding sequences:
- the TNRC6A gene encoding trinucleotide repeat-containing gene 6A protein isoform X13, which produces MRELEAKATKEVERKLSRDLVQEEEEQLMEERKKRKEDKKKKEAAQKKAIEQKIKVPEQTKTSVSQPQPVTSNGTSTVTSTNNNAKRATANNQQQQTLPRYPPREVPPRFRHQEQKQLLKRGQQLPVIAANLGSTPKVLNGQSGGSTVTNKQPVTNGEVPNSSKKQPGMPPIRDLVSHSPNQSDLNHSGLGSHYENSHWGPVSSNSDSSTNWDKVIVDGSDKEAWPSITGSDPELTSECMDTDSASSSGSERNLVIMASGSTGGENDGIRNGIGHGSQNKFVVGSNSNNVGNGSINGPWGLSHGTLISTCQVSVDAPDSKSESSNNRMNAWGTINSSSNGGLNPSTLNSNGNHGAWPVLENNGHALKGSVGSGNPGTNIQCSTIGQISNNQSINSKVGGSAHGSWGSLQENCDSEVNGTRKVSFSGQPQNLNTEMNGPNNTTNFMTSSLPNSAGSVQINELPNNTGHGAWRVSTMNHSQIQASPVTNGTSISHLSNGEAKSGGSYGTTWGAYGSNYSGDKCSGPNSQANGDTVNATLMQPGISGPGSTNFQINGNKGGGVWEAGTVNSQSMPWGNGNGASAGGSRRGWGNPAQNTGTNISNGEWSKLPSNQHSNESVNGNSRKFTNGWKSTEEDDLNSQSSAASQITEQNSAWAKTGTGDSEGSTESTGCHEDRATTEGQTRERRKVDQHALLQSIVNRTDLDPRVLSNSGWGQTPIKQNTAWDTETSPRGERKADNGTEAWGGSVTQTSSSGGCVDRPSPNNNNDTSSVSGWGDPKSATRWGDSKGSNSQGGWEEDSAATVMVKSNQSWGSGKEEKSSWNDAQKIKQGWVDGQKASQGWAVSASESWGENSRSNHWGEAKKSSSGGSDSDRSVSGWNEPGKSNSVTWGGSNTNPNNSSGWDEPAKSNQNQGWGDPPKSNQPQGWGDSSKPINSPEWNKQDVGSWGAPSATSKPPGSGWLGGPMPTPAKEEEPTGWEEPSPESIRRKMEIDDGTSAWGDPSKYNYKNVNMWNKNVPNSSSSSDQQAQVHQQLLSSSAMSSKESSSGSGWGEPSTPATTVDNGTSAWGKPMDTGTSWGEPISDAAGTSGWGNASLGQQASNKPGPKSMQDSWCGDDMPLTGSRQTSWEEEEDVEIGMWNSSSSQEANPSLNWPPYMKKMPAKGIMKGGNKQDETWINPFIKQFTNLSFSRESPEETIQSNKMDMSGGILQDKRMEMDKHGLNVGDYNRVVGKGPGSRPQISKESSMDRSPYFDKDGIVADESQNMQFMSNQNMKLPPSNSALPNQALGSLAGLGMQNLNSVRQNGNPSMFGVGNIAAQPRSMQQPPAQPLNSSQPNPRAQVPPPLLSPQVPVSLLKYAPNNGGLSPLFGPQQQVAMLNQLSQLNQLSQISQLQRLLAQQQKAQNQRSMPSGGRQQQEQQGRSLSMQQQMMQQSRQLDPNLLMKQQTPPSQQQSLHQPTMKSFLENVIPHATPELQKGPSPINAFSSFPIGFCPISTSEIPGMNSNLNVNMDMNSIKEPQSRLRKWTTVDSISVNTSLDQNSSKHGAISSGFRLEESPFVPYDFMNSSNSPASPPGSIGDGWPRAKSPNGSSSVNWPPEFRPGEPWKGYPNIDPETDPYVTPGSVINNLSINTVREVDHLRDRNSGSSSSLNTTLPSTSAWSSIRASNYNVSLSSTAQSTSVARNSDSKSTWSPGSVTNTSLAHELWKVPLPPKSITAPSRPPPGLTGQKPPLSTWDNSLRLGGGWGNSDARYTPGSSWGESSSGRITNWLVLKNLTPQIDGSTLRTLCMQHGPLITFHLNLPHGNALVRYSSKEEVVKAQKSLHMCVLGNTTILAEFASEEEISRFFAQGQSLTPSPGWQSLGSSQNRLGSIDGSHSFSNRNDLNHWNGAGLSGTSSGDLHGTSLWGSPNYSTSLWGTPSSNDTRGISSPSPINAFLSVDHLGGGGESM; this is translated from the exons TGCCAGAACAAACAAAGACAAGTGTAAGCCAGCCTCAGCCTGTCACCTCTAACGGCACTTCCACAGTAACCAGCACTAATAATAATGCCAAGCGGGCCACAGCCAACAATCAGCAGCAGCAGACCTTGCCTCGATACCCTCCTCGTGAAGTACCACCACGATTTCGACACCAGGAACAGAAACAGCTTCTGAAACGAGGTCAGCAGTTACCAGTTATAGCTGCAAACCTGGGATCTACTCCTAAAGTATTAAACGGCCAATCGGGAGGCAGTACTGTCACAAATAAACAGCCCGTGACCAACGGAGAAGTGCcgaacagcagcaaaaaacagCCAG GCATGCCTCCCATTCGGGACTTGGTGAGCCACTCCCCTAACCAGTCAG aTCTGAACCACAGTGGTCTAGGATCCCATTATGAAAATTCTCACTGGGGACCAGTCTCTTCAAATAGTGACTCCAGCACAAACTGGGATAAAGTTATTGTAGACGGCTCTGACAAAGAAGCATGGCCATCAATCACTGGCAGTGACCCAGAGTTGACATCAGAATGTATGGACACTGACTCTGCCTCTAGCTCTGGGTCAGAGAGAAACCTCGTTATAATGGCTTCAGGGAGCACAGGTGGTGAAAATGATGGCATTCGAAATGGCATTGGACATGGttctcaaaataagtttgtggttGGTAGCAACAGCAATAATGTGGGCAATGGAAGTATTAATGGGCCATGGGGTTTATCCCATGGAACCCTAATAAGCACATGTCAAGTTTCTGTGGATGCTCCTGACAGCAAATCTGAAAGTAGCAACAATAGAATGAATGCTTGGGGCACCATAAACTCTTCATCAAATGGAGGGTTAAATCCAAGCACTTTGAATTCGAATGGCAACCATGGTGCCTGGCCTGTATTGGAGAACAATGGACATGCCCTGAAAGGGTCTGTAGGGAGTGGTAATCCTGGCACAAATATTCAGTGCAGTACCATAGGTCAGATATCTAATAATCAGAGTATTAACTCTAAAGTGGGTGGTTCAGCCCATGGTTCCTGGGGAAGCCTTCAGGAAAATTGTGATTCTGAAGTAAATGGTACAAGGAAGGTTTCATTCAGTGGGCAACCTCAAAACCTTAACACTGAAATGAATGGACCAAATAACACTACTAACTTTATGACCTCTAGTTTACCAAACTCTGCTGGTTCAGTGCAGATTAACGAACTGCCTAATAATACAGGGCATGGGGCCTGGCGCGTGAGCACAATGAATCATTCTCAGATTCAGGCCTCTCCAGTTACAAATGGCACTTCCATTTCTCATCTTAGCAATGGTGAGGCGAAAAGTGGTGGGTCTTACGGTACTACATGGGGTGCCTATGGTTCTAATTACTCTGGAGACAAATGTTCAGGCCCAAACAGCCAAGCTAATGGTGACACTGTGAATGCAACTCTAATGCAGCCAGGCATTAGTGGGCCTGGCAGCACTAACTTTCAAATCAATGGGAATAAAGGAGGAGGGGTGTGGGAGGCAGGGACAGTCAACTCCCAGAGTATGCCATGGGGAAATGGAAATGGTGCAAGTGCTGGCGGAAGTAGAAGAGGATGGGGCAACCCTGCACAAAACACTGGCACTAACATTTCAAATGGGGAATGGAGTAAACTGCCTAGTAATCAGCATTCCAATGAAAGCGTAAATGGAAATAGTAGGAAGTTTACAAATGGATGGAAATCTACTGAAGAGGATGACCTTAACAGCCAGAGTTCTGCTGCATCTCAGATAACTGAGCAGAACAGCGCATGGGCCAAAACAGGTACGGGGGATAGCGAAGGTAGTACGGAGAGCACTGGATGCCATGAAGATAGAGCAACTACAGAAGGACAGACTcgagagagaagaaaagttgaCCAGCATGCATTACTCCAAAGTATAGTGAACAGAACTGACTTAGATCCACGTGTCCTTTCCAACTCTGGTTGGGGACAGACTCCAATCAAACAGAACACTGCCTGGGATACCGAAACATCACCAAGAGGTGAAAGAAAAGCTGACAATGGGACAGAGGCCTGGGGAGGCTCTGTGACACAGACTTCCAGCTCAGGGGGATGTGTGGATAGACCTAGccctaataataataatgataccTCATCTGTATCAGGGTGGGGAGATCCAAAGTCTGCTACAAGGTGGGGAGACTCCAAAGGGTCAAACAGCCAAGGGGGGTGGGAAGAGGATTCTGCTGCTACAGTAATGGTCAAGAGCAATCAATCGTGGGGAAGTGGCAAAGAGGAAAAGTCATCTTGGAACGATGCACAGAAAATCAAACAGGGATGGGTAGATGGACAAAAGGCCAGCCAGGGTTGGGCAGTTTCTGCCAGTGAGAGCTGGGGAGAAAATTCAAGGAGTAACCATTGGGGTGAGGCTAAGAAATCCAGTTCAGGAGGTAGCGACAGTGACAGATCAGTATCTGGTTGGAATGAGCCAGGTAAATCAAATTCTGTTACTTGGGGAGGCAGTAACACAAACCCAAATAACTCATCCGGATGGGATGAGCCTGCAAAGTCTAATCAGAACCAGGGCTGGGGAGACCCTCCTAAATCCAATCAGCCTCAAGGTTGGGGGGATTCATCAAAGCCAATCAACTCTCCAGAATGGAACAAACAAGATGTTGGATCTTGGGGAGCACCGTCTGCCACCAGTAAACCGCCAGGGTCAGGCTGGTTGGGAGGACCAATGCCAACACCAGCAAAGGAAGAAGAACCCACTGGCTGGGAGGAGCCATCCCCTGAATCAATACGCCGTAAGATGGAAATTGATGATGGAACTTCTGCTTGGGGTGATCCAAGCAAATACAACTACAAAAATGTGAATATGTGGAATAAAAATGTCCCAAACAGTAGCAGCAGTTCAGACCAGCAAGCACAGGTACATCAGCAGCTACTGTCTTCAAGTGCCATGTCTAGCAAGGAGAGCAGTTCTGGTTCTG GTTGGGGAGAGCCTTCTACTCCAGCCACTACTGTAGATAATGGAACTTCAGCGTGGGGTAAACCCATGGATACTGGTACTAGCTGGGGAGAACCCATCAGTgatgcagcaggcacctctggctGGGGAAATGCTTCTCTTGGTCAACAGGCTTCAAATAAACCTG GGCCTAAATCTATGCAAGACAGCTGGTGTGGAGATGATATGCCGTTGACAGGCAGTCGTCAGACCAgctgggaggaagaagaggatgtAGAAATTGGAATGTGGAATAGCAGTTCCTCACAAGAAGCTAACCCATCTTTAAATTGGCCACCGTATATGAAAAAAATGCCTGCAAAG ggaataATGAAAGGTGGAAATAAGCAAGATGAAACATGGATCAATCCATTCATTAAGCAATTCACAAATCTCAGTTTTTCA AGAGAATCACCAGAGGAAACCATACAGAGCAATAAGATGGACATGTCTGGAG GGATATTGCAAGATAAGCGTATGGAGATGGATAAGCATGGCCTGAATGTTGGAGATTACAATCGTGTGGTTGGAAAAGGCCCTGGTTCTCGTCCTCAGATTTCCAAAGAGTCTTCCATGGATCGCAGTCCTTATTTTGATAAG GATGGCATTGTAGCAGACGAGTCCCAAAACATGCAGTTTATGTCCAATCAAAACATGAAGCTTCCCCCTTCAAATAGTGCACTACCTAACCAAGCCCTTGGCTCCCTAGCAGGGCTGGGTATGCAAAACTTGAATTCTGTTAGACAG aatGGCAATCCCAGTATGTTTGGTGTTGGTAATATAGCAGCACAGCCCAGGAGCATGCAGCAGCCTCCAGCACAACCTCTTAATTCATCTCAGCCTAATCCACGTGCTCAAGTGCCTCCTCCATTACTGTCCCCTCAG GTTCCAGTATCATTACTGAAGTATGCACCAAACAACGGTGGCCTGAGCCCACTTTTTGGCCCACAACAACAGGTAGCCATGTTGAATCAACTGTCCCAGTTAAACCAGCTTTCTCAGATCTCCCAGTTACAG CGGTTGTTGGCTCAGCAGCAAAAAGCGCAGAATCAAAGAAGCATGCCTTCTGGTGGTCGTcaacagcaggagcagcag ggTCGATCTCTTAGTATGCAGCAACAGATGATGCAACAGTCCCGTCAGCTTGATCCAAACCTGTTAATGAAGCAGCAAACTCCACCCTCTCAACAGCAGTCACTCCATCAACCCACCATGAAATCTTTCCTTGAGAATGTCATACCCCATGCTACTCCTGAGCTACAAAAAGGGCCATCACCAATAAATGCGTTCAGCAGCTTCCCTATAG GTTTCTGTCCAATTTCTACTTCAGAAATTCCAG GAATGAACTCAAACTTGAATGTAAACATGGATATGAACAGTATTAAAGAGCCACAGTCTCGACTGAGGAAATGGACAACAGTAGACAGCATTTCTGTGAACACATCGTTAGATCAAAACTCCAGCAAACACG GTGCTATTTCAAGTGGTTTTAGGCTGGAAGAGTCGCCATTTGTTCCATATGACTTTATGAACAGCAGTAATTCACCAGCCAGTCCTCCTGGATCTATTGGGGATGGCTGGCCCCGTGCCAAATCGCCTAACGGCTCTAGCAGTGTTAACTGGCCACCAG AATTTCGTCCTGGTGAGCCATGGAAAGGTTATCCAAACATCGACCCTGAAACTGACCCTTACGTCACTCCTGGCAGTGTCATAAACAATCTTTCAATTAATACTGTGCGGGAAGTTGACCACCTCAGGGACAGGAACAGTG gGTCATCCTCATCTTTGAACACCACGCTGCCTTCAACTAGTGCCTGGTCATCCATTCGTGCCTCCAACTACAATGTTTCCCTCAGCAGTACAGCACAAAGCACTTCAG TAGCCAGAAACAGTGATTCCAAATCAACATGGTCTCCTGGATCAGTCACTAACACCTCTCTGGCTCATGAGCTGTGGAAGGTCCCTTTGCCACCTAAAAGCATCACTGCTCCGTCCCGCCCACCTCCAGGGCTAACAGGCCAGAAACCACCTTTATCCACTTGGGATAACTCCCTTCGTTTGGGTGGAGGATGGGGAAATTCTGATGCCAGATATACCCCTG gTTCAAGCTGGGGTGAGAGCAGCTCAGGGAGAATAACAAATTGGCTTGTTCTAAAAAACCTTACACCTCAG atTGATGGCTCAACCTTGCGTACTCTGTGCATGCAGCACGGTCCACTAATAACATTCCACCTTAACCTCCCACATGGTAATGCTTTGGTCCGTTACAGTTCAAAAGAAGAGGTAGTGAAGGCACAAAAATCTCTGCACAT GTGTGTATTAGGGAACACTACTATTCTTGCTGAGTTTGCCAGTGAAGAGGAGATTAGTCGCTTCTTTGCACAAGGCCAGTCTCTGACTCCGTCTCCTGGCTGGCAATCTCTTGGATCCAGCCAGAACCGACTTGGATCCATTGACGGTTCCCATTCGTTCTCAAACCGTAATGATCTAAATCACTGGAATGGTGCTGGGCTGTCGGGAACTAGCAGTGGAGACCTTCATGGCACTTCACTTTGGGGGAGCCCCAACTATTCCACGAGCCTGTGGGGCACCCCGAGCAGCAATGACACCAGGGGAATTAGCAGCCCATCCCCCATCAACGCTTTCCTTTCTGTTGACCACCTAGGTGGAGGTGGAGAGTCCATGTAA